From Sphingomonas sp. PAMC26645:
CGAACGCGCTGGTGATCGACATCGCCGGCGAGGCCTCGATCCAGATGAACATCCAGGAGCTGGCCACCGCGTCGCAATACCGGTTGCCGGTGAAGATCTTCATCCTCAACAACCAGTATATGGGCATGGTCCGCCAGTGGCAGGAGCTCACCTATGAGAGCCGCTATGCCGAGAGCTATTCGGATTCGCTGCCCGATTTCGTCAAGCTGGGCGAAGCTTACGGCTGGAAGGGCATCCTGATCGAGACGCGCGACCAGCTCGACGGCGGCATCGCCGAGATGCTGGCGTATGACGGCCCGGTGATCGTCGATTGCCGCGTGTCGCAGCTGACCAACTGCTTCCCGATGATCCCGTCGGGCGCGGCGCATACCGACATGATCCTGCAGGCGAACGAAGTGTCCGGCACGATGGACGACGAAGCGAAGGCGCTGGTTTAAGATGCACATTTCCCAGGAAAAGGCCGAGCGGCACACGCTCGCCGTCATCGTCGACAACGAACCGGGCATCCTCGCCCGGATCGCCGGCCTGTTCACAGCGCGCGGCTATAATATCGAGAGCCTGACGGTGAGCGAGATCACCGCGGACAAGTCGGTCAGCCGGATCACGATCGTCACCAGCGCGTCGCCGGCGACGATGGAGCAGATCATCGCCCAGCTCGACCGGCTGGTCCCCGTCCACAAGGTCACCGACCTTACGGCGCAGGGCGCGCACGTCGAGCGCGAACTTGCTCTGGTGAAGGTCCGCGGTACCGGCGACCACCGGATCGAGGCGCTGCGCCTCGCCGACGTCTACCGCGCCCGCGTGGTCGATGCGACGACCTCGAGCTTCGTGTTCGAGGTCACCGGCGGCATCGACAAGATCGACAAGTTCGTCGAACTTATGGGTGAAGTCGGTCTGATCGAAGTAGCCCGAACCGGCATCGTCGCGATCGCCCGCGGCAAAGAGCCGGCCTGAATTACTGCGTCATCCTGACGAAAATCAGGATCCAGAGCCACAATCGGCGCCGCCTGGAACCCTGGGTTCCGGCGTTCGCCGGAATGACGAAAGAAGGAAGAATCCAATGCGTGTGTATTACGATCGCGACGCCGACCTGAACCTCATCACCGACAAGAAGATCGCGATCGTCGGCTATGGTTCGCAGGGCCATGCGCACGCGCAGAACCTCCGCGATTCAGGCGTCAAGGACGTCGCGATCGCGCTGCGCGAAGGCTCGGCCACCGCCAAGAAGGCGATCGAGGCCGGCTTCGCGGTCAAGTCGAACAAGGAAGCCGCCGCCTGGGCCGACATCGTCATGATCCTCGCCCCCGACGAGCATCAGGCGGCGATCTACGCGAGCGACCTGCACGACAACCTCAAGCAGGGCGCGACGATCGCCTTCGCGCACGGCCTCAACGTGCATTTCGGCCTGATCGAGCCCCGCGCCGATCTCGACGTCATCATGATCGCGCCCAAGGGCCCCGGCCACACCGTGCGCAGCGAATATGTCCGCGGCGGCGGCGTCCCCTGCCTGATCGCGATCGACCAGGACAAGTCGGGCAACGCGCATGACATCGCGCTCGCCTATGCCAGCGGCGTCGGCGGCGGTCGCTCGGGGATCATCGAGACCAACTTCCGCGAGGAATGCGAGACCGATCTGTTCGGCGAGCAGGCAGTCCTCTGCGGCGGCATCACCCACCTGATCCAGGCCGGGTTCGAGACGCTGGTCGAGGCCGGCTACGCGCCCGAGATGGCGTATTTCGAGTGCCTCCACGAGACCAAGCTGATCGTCGACCTGCTGTATGAGGGCGGCATCGCCAACATGCGCTATTCGATCTCGAACACTGCGGAATATGGCGACATCACCACGGGGCCGCGGATCATCACCTCGGAGACCAAGGCCGAGATGAAGCGCGTCCTGGCCGACATCCAGTCGGGCCGGTTCGTGAAGAACTTCATCCTCGACAACCGTGCGGGGCAGCCTGAACTGAAGGCGGCGCGGAAGCAGGCGCTGGCGCATCCGATCGAGAAGATCGGGTCGGAGTTGCGTGGGATGATGCCTTGGATCGGGAAGAATGCGCTGGTCGACAAAGCGAAGAACTGACTTCGTCAGTTTTCGCTTTATCGACCGGCCGGCACGTCGGAGCCTGCCCATAGGGCACGGCTTCGCCGGGGCCGACGGGCTGGCGTGGGGGAAGTGCTGAGGCCAGCGTAAAGCCTGCGCCTACCACCACCCCGGCGAAGGCCGGGGCCCAGCTGGGGGACGTTGCTAATGGACGACGACGCTCCGATACCTCGACCTTTCCAACTGGGCCCCGGCCTTCGCCGGGGTGGTGGCGTTTTGGGAGAAGCGTCAATCGCTGCCTATCCTGTTCCCTCGCGAACGCGGGGGGCCAGGATCTCGGGCGGTGATCGTGGTTTAGCTGGGCCCCCGCGTCCGCGGGGGAACGAGAGCTTGCGGTGCACTCTACCGAGAGCGGGAGCGCGACGCCCCCCGACCCAATTCCGAAACACAGCGTTGGCATAACGTCGTTTGACGCGCCCCCTCCGCTCGGCCAGCATCGCGCGTCAAACAGGAGACCCCGCATGCGCCTAGTCCTAGCCACGATCCTCGCCCTCACCGCCGCGCCAGTACTGGCCCAGACCGCAGGCGTCCCCGGCGCCCCCGTCAAGGCACGCGTCGCCGCCGGCACCTATGCGGTCGACCCCAACCACACGCAGGTGACGTGGGCCGTCAACCACATGGGCTTCTCGATGCTCGAAGGCCAGCTCGGCGCGTCGGGGGGCAGCATCACGATCGATCCCGCAAAGCCGAACGCGACCAAGGTCGAAGTGAACTTCGCGATCGACCAGCTGTCGGTCACCGCAGCGCCGTTCGCCGGCCATCTGAAGTCGAAGGACTTCTTCGACGCCGCGACCTACCCGACCGCCAAGTTCGTCTCGACCAAGGTCGTCGCAACCGGCGGCAAGGCGACGATCACCGGCGACCTCACGCTCAAGGGCGTCACCAAGCCGGTCGTGCTCCAGGCGACCTTCATCGGCGCCGGCGCGAACCCGATGAACAAGAAGCTCAACTTCGGCTTCCGCGCGACGACGTCGATCAAGCGCAGCGACTTCAATATCGGCGCCTACGCCCCGGTCGTGTCGGACAAGGTTGACCTGACGATCAACGCCGCGTTCTCGGCGCAATAATCTGTCGAATTTTCTATCGCGCTGGACACGGACTGTGTCCGCGCGATAGGACGACGTTAATGACGTATGGCCGCCTCCTGCTGCTTCGACTTACGCGCCCTTAGGCGCGCCGATCGTTTGCGCGGTGGTCATGCCCCGCGCCTCGCGCCTAAGGGCTGACCCGAACGCTCCCGACGATACGAGAGACACGAGCCATGCTGCGCGACCCAACGACCAAATACCGTCCCTTCCCACAAGTCGACCTGCCCGACCGCCAATGGCCGTCGAAGACGATCGTCAAGCCACCCCGCTGGCTCTCGACCGATCTGCGCGACGGCAACCAGGCGCTGATCGACCCGATGGATGCCGAGAAGAAGACGCGCTTCTTCGACCTGCTCTGCAAGGTCGGCTTGAAGGAGATCGAGGTCGGCTTCCCGAGCGCGGGCGCAACCGAGTTCGACTTCATCTCGGGGTTGGTGAAGACCGGCCGCATCCCCGACGACGTGTCGATCCAGGTGCTCACCCAGTCGCGCCGCGACCTGATCGAGACGAGCTTTGCCAGCCTCGTCGGCGCGAAGACCGCGATCGTGCACCTCTACAACGCGGTGTCGCCGGCATGGCGCAAGATCGTGTTCGGGATGGACCGCGCACAGGTGAAGCAGATCGCGATCGACGGCGCCAAGGTGCTGCGCGATGAAGCCGCCAAGCAGCCGAACGTTCGCTGGCAGTTCGAATATTCGCCGGAAACCTTCTCGACCGCCGAGCTCGATTTCTCGCTGGAGGTCTGCGAGGCGGTGATGGACGTCCTGATGCCGACGCCCGACAATCCGATCATCTTCAACCTGCCCGCGACGGTCGAGTGCGCGACGCCGAACATCTATGCCGACCAGATCGAATGGTTCGGGCGGCATATCCGTAATCGCGACGCGGTGGCGATCTCGCTGCACACGCACAACGACCGCGGCACAGGCGTCGCGGCGGCGGAGCTCGGCATGATGGCGGGGGCGGACCGGGTCGAGGGTTGCCTGCTCGGCAATGGCGAGCGGACCGGCAATTGCGATCTCGTGACCGTCGCGCTCAACATGTACACGCAGGGGGTGGATCCGAAGCTCGACCTGTCGGACATCGACGGCGTCGTGAACACGGTCAATTACTGCACCAACATCCCCGTCCACCCGCGCACGCCCTATGCTGGCGACCTGGTCTTCACCGCGTTTTCGGGGTCGCATCAGGACGCGATCAAGAAGGGGTTCGCGGCGCAGGAGGCGAAGAACGACACGCTGTGGGAGGTGCCGTATCTCCCGATCGACCCCGCCGATCTCGGCCGCAGCTACGAGGCGGTGATCCGCGTCAATTCGCAATCGGGCAAGGGCGGCGTCGCCTGGGTGATCGAGCAGGACAAGGGGCTGAAGCTGCCCAAGCGGTTGCAGGCGGACTTCAGCCGGCACGTGCAGGCCTATGCCGACGAAACCAGCCGCGAGTTGAACGCCGCGGATATCTGGAGCCTGTTCGAGCGGACCTACATGCCGCAGGCGGACGACCGCGTGGAATTGCGCGATTACGAGGAGAGCGGTGCCTCTGGGCAGCGCGTCTTTATTGGTCGCGTGGCGATCGACGGCGAGGAGCGGTCGATCTCCGGACGTGGCAACGGACTGATCTCGGGCGTAATCGCGGCACTGACGGACTCGACCGGACCGACGCTGGACGTCGTCGACTACAACGAGCACGCGATCGGCCACGGCGCAGATGCGCAGGCTGCTGCCTATGTCGAATGTCGCACCGCGGAGGGCAGGACGGTGTTTGGAGTCGGCATGGATACCGACATCGCCACCGCCTCGGTCCGCGCGGTCCTCAGCGCCGCCAACCGCGCCTGACCTTATGAAATACGGCCATCGGCTGAACCGGTGGCCGTTTAACCTTACGCCAGCTTCGCCAGCAACGCCTGTGCCGCCTTTGCCGACGAGGCGGGGTTTTGGCCGGTGATCAGCAGGCCGTCCTCGACCACGTACACGCCCCAGTCTGCGGTCTTGGAGTAGTTGCCGCCCTTCTGTTGCAGCATGTCCTCGACCAGGAACGGCACGACATCGCTGAGCCCGACCGCGGCTTCTTCGCTGTTGGTGAAGCCGGTGACCGTCTTGCCCTTTACCAGCGGCGCGCCGTCGGCGGCCTTTACGTCGCGCAGCACGCCGGGTGCGTGACAGACCAGCGCGACGGGCTTGCCTGCGCCGATCGCGGTTTCGATCAAAGCGATCGATGCCGGATCGTTGGCGAGATCCCAAAGCGGCCCATGCCCGCCGGGATAGAACACTGCGTCGTAGTCGGCGATCCGCATGTCGGACAGTTTGCGCGTATCGGCGAGCGCGGCGGTTGCATCGGCATCCGCCTCGAACCGGCGTGTCGCGTCGGTCTGCGCGTCGGGCTTGGCACTGCTGGGATCGAGCGGTGGCTGGCCACCTGCCGGCGATGCGATCGTGATGTCTACGCCCGCGTCCTTGAACACGTAATAGGGCGCGGCGAGTTCCTCGAGCCAGAAGCCGGTCTTGCGGCCGGTATCGCCGAGATCGGCATGCGAGGTGAGGACGACGAGAATTTTCAACTTTGGTCTCCGGATCGGGTTCGTGGGGAGAGAACGAACCGGCTCTAGGATCGGCGCCATGCGTGTGGGACCGAAATGCGCTCGATCGTGAGACTATCGCTCTGAGCAGGACCGGTCGGCAATCATACGGAGCCATGCCCTTCCTTGTTCTCCCGCGAAGGCGGGAGCCCAGTCTGGATCCCCGCCTTCGCGGGGCAACAAGTCTTTCTCAAACGCTGGATCGATCTTTCGCTAGATCGAGCGCTCCCGCACGATGCGGCAGCCGATCGCGGCATCGGGGTAGACGTCGGTCTTCATCGTCTCGATCTCGACCCGCCGCACCCGCTCGTCCGCCAGACACAGCGTGGCGATTGCCTCGCAAAGCGTCTCCTGCAACGCGAACGGGCGCTCCGCTACCATCGCCAGGATGCTGGTGCGGACGAAGTCGTAATCGAGCACTTCCCCGATCGCATCGTCGCCGAGCGGGCCTGGATACACGACCGTCATCTCGACCGAGACGACCACGCGTTGTGGCGCGACTTCGTGCGGGTGGATGCCGAGGCGCATCATCACCTCGAGTCCGTCCAGGATCGTCGTGAATTCAGCCATTCCGCCCCTCAAACATCACGTCGCCGTCTCGCGTCAGAAACCGTTGCCCGCAATCGACGAACACATTCTGCCCCGTCACGCCTTTTGCGGTCAGCAACCATGCGACCGCGTCCGCGACCGCGTCGGCGCCGACCGGCCGCTCGAGCAAATTGTCGCTCGCCACTGCCGCGAACTCTTCTTCAGTCTGGTCTCCGCTTGGCAACGTAAGCCCCGGCGATACGGCGTTGACCGAGATGCGTGGGACGAGCGCCTGTGCCAGCATCATCGTTGCCCCCTCCAGCGCGATCTTGCCGCAACTGTACGAGAAGAAGTCCGGGTTGAGGTTGGCCACCTTCTGGTCGAGCACATTGACCACCGCGCCGTCCGCGACGTCGTCCTGCGACGCTAGCGCGGACGCGAGCAGCACCGGCGCGCCGCAATTGATCGCGCCAAGCTCGGCGAACAGCACCGGATCGACGGTCGGCGGTCGGTCGAACTCGAACTTCGACGCGCAGTTCACCAGTCCGTCGATCGGCCCGCCAATCGCCGAGCGTGCCGCCGCGAACAGGTCGCCGATCGTGCCCAGATCGCTCAGGTCCCCAGCCACCGCAGCGGCACGCCCTCCCCCGTCGACGATCTCCGCCACCAGCGCGGCCGCCTCGTCGGGGGAATGTCCCTGGTGCACGACCACCGCGTGCCCGTCCGCCGCCAGCCGCCGGACGATCGCCGCGCCCAGCCGCTTTGCCCCGCCCGTCACCAGGACGGTTCGCATCAAACGCCACGTCCCATCAAGGCCAGCACTTCCTTGCGGCTGCGCTCGTCGTCGCGGAACACGCCCATCATCCGGCTCGTGACCATCGTCACCCCCGGCGTGCGGACACCGCGCGCCGTCATGCAGGCATGGCTCGCCTCGATCACCACCGCGACGCCCTGCGGCTTGAGGTTGTCCCAGATGCAGTCGGCCACTTCCGCGGTCAGCCGCTCCTGCACCTGCAACCGCCGCGCGAAGCCGTGCAGCACGCGCGCGAGCTTCGAGATACCGACGACATGGTCGCGCGGCAGGTAGGCGATGTGCGCCTTGCCGATGATCGGCGCCATGTGATGCTCGCAATGCGACTGGAACGGGATGTCCTTGAGCAGGACGATCTCGTCATAGCCGCCGACTTCCTCGAACACGCGTTCGAGATGTTTCGCCGGATCGTCGCCATAGCCCGCGCAATATTCCTTCCACGCACGTGCAACACGACGCGGTGTATCGAGCAGCCCCTCGCGGGTCGGATCGTCGCCCGCCCAGCGGATCAGCGTACGGATCGCCGACGCTACGTCTTCGGGCACAATCACCTTGCCGTCGGGACCCAGTACATCGCCCCCAGCTGGCCGCCCCTCGGACCCGTTCAGTTCATCCCGCATCGCAACACCCTTTGTCAGCATACCCAAACATCGGAACATGGGTCCTCTTTTGCAACTGTTTCATTTCAGCAACGCGCCATAAATCCCAGTAATCCGGGGCTCAAAATGCGTTGACGCTAGATCGTTTTCGTCGTTACTTCGCCATACCTGAAAAACTAAATCGTGAATCGGCACAGACCGGCACGATCGGGGAGAGGACTGACATGGCCAAGTTCGAATTGCTCGCCGCCTCGGCGATGATACTCCTGTCGATTGCGCCGGCAATGGCCCAGACGGCCACCACATCGGCTGGAAATGCCGGCCCCACCAATGGCCCCGGGCAGGAAGCGCCGTCGACGCCCAGCACATCGACCCAGACCACCCCCGCCTATACCGCGGCCAGCGCCTATGCGTCGCAGGATATCGTGGTTACCGCGCAACGCCAATCGCAACGTTTGCAGGATGTTCCGATTGCAGTGAGCGCTTTTACCGCGGACACGATCTCGAAGCAGCAGATCGTCAACCCGAGTGCGCTCCAGCAGACGTTGCCCAACGTCACCTTCACCAAGACCAATTTCACCACGTCGAGCTTCACGATCCGCGGCATCGGCGATCTCTGCGTCGGCGCGACCTGCGACCAGGCGACCGCGATCCACGTCAACGACATGCCGCTGGTCACCACGCGACTGTTCGAAAGCGAGTTCTTCGATCTCGAGCGGATCGAGGTTCTGCGCGGTCCGCAGGGCACGCTGTTCGGCCGTAACGCCACCTCGGGCGTGGTCAACTTCATCACCGCCAAGCCGGACCTGTCGGGGATCCACGCCGCCGCCGAGGCCGAATACGGCAATTATGACTCGAAGCGTGCGCGGGCGATGATCAACCTGCCCTTCACCGACACGCTCGGCATCCGCGTCGCGGGCACGTATCTCAACCGCGACGGCTATACCAAGAACACCTATGACAATTCTAAGATCGACGGGCGCGACCTGTATTCGATCCGTGGCACGTTGTCGTGGGAGCCGACCAGCGATACCCGCGTCGACCTGATCGGCTATTATTTCCGCGAGAAGGACAATCGCAGCCGCATCCAGAAGCAGCTGTGCCATCGCGATCCGACCGGCATCCTGGGCTGCCTTCCCGATCGGCTCGCGAACGAAACGCCGAACGGCAACTCGACGCTGGCCGCGACGCTCGCCTCGACACAGTATTTCGGGATTGCCGGCACGCAGCTCGGGCATCCCGAGATTGCCGCGATCGGCCTGCAGAACCTGTATGCGACCGACACCTATGCCGGGGTCGTCAATCCCGGCGACGTCCGCACCGTCCGGATCGACTCAAACCCGACCTATTTCGCCGAGGAAGAGCAGTACACCGCCAAGATCTTCCATGATTTCGGTCCGGTCTCGTTCAACTTCACCGGCGGGTTCTCGCGCAACACCGTCGACAGCACGACCGATTTCAACCTCGCGGTCGAGAATCCCCTCGCGGCCAATGTCGGCCTGAACACGCTGAACGCAATCGGCCGCCCCGGCGTGGTGATCCCGCTGCCCGGCGGCGCGCTGGTCAATACCGGCTATCTCAATGGCGTCCGTTCCGTGCTGATCCCCAATGGCCCGGCCGGCGGCGCGTGCCAGTCGGGTGCCGATCCCAACAATGTCGGCGTGTTCGGCGGCAACGGTATCGGCTGTTACGCGCAGAGCCTCGACGTCGATCGCTCGCGCCAGGTGAACCGGCAATATTCGGCCGAGGCGCATATCGACAGCTCGTTCGACGGCATGTTCAACTTCCTGCTCGGCGGCATCTATGTCGATTCGCGCAGCCAGAACACCGACTATTTCGTCAACGCGTTCGGTCTGGATTACGCATCGGGCGTGCTCGGCGCGGCCAGCTCGGCGGCGATCCCGGGCGTCAACGGCAACGCGTTCCTCGCGACGCCGTTCTACCGCAACGACGGCGACGATTTCCGCCTGAAATCCTACGGTATCTTCGGCGAGACCTATTTCGAGTTCAACGACAAGTTGAAGCTGACGCTGGGCCTGCGCTACAATCACGACGAGAAGGACGTGAAGGCGCGTAACATCACGTTGAACGTGCTCACCCCAATCGGCGCGTCGAACATGACGCAGGGGCTGAACTACACCACCACCGACTTCGACTCCACGCGCGCCGGAGTTCAGGAATATGCGCTCGACAAAGTCAGCTTCTCGCGGCTCACCGGCCGTGCGGTGATCGACTACAAGATCTCGCCCGACAATCTGATCTACGCGTCCTATTCGCGCGGCTACAAGTCGGGCGGTATCAATCCGCCCTTGCCCGCGACCTTCTCGGTGCCGACCACCTTCACGCCCGAGAAGATCGACTCGTTCGAGATCGGCTCGAAGAATACGTTCGGTAACGGCGCGTTGCGGCTCAATGTCACGGGCTTCTACTACAAGTACAAGCAGTTGCAGCTGAGCCGGATCGTCGCGCGGACCGCGGTCAACGACAATGTCGACGCCAATGTCTACGGCGTCGAGGCGGAGGCGATCCTCAGCCCGATCCCGGCGTTCGTCGTCAACATGAACGCGAGCTACCTCCACAGCGAGGTGTCGGCGGACAAGTTCCTGGTCAATCCGCGCGATCCGTCGGGCGGCCGCTCGGATGCAGTGATCATCAAGGACCTGCAGAGCGCCGCCAACTGCGCGGTCGTCCCCACTACCGCGGGCAATATCGTCGGCGTGAACACCTATGTCGGCGCGGTGAACTCAGGTCTCGGCTTGCGCGCACCCGTGGCGATCCCGACGACCAACACCACCGGCGCGTACAGCCTGTGCTCGGTGCTGGCCTCGACCGCGGCCAATCCTCCGGCGGCGCTGCGTGCGCTGTTCGGCGTGCCTACCGGTGCTTTGCCGTACAGCGTGATCGACGGCGTCGGCGTCAACATCCGCGGCGGCAAGCTGCCCCAGGCGCCGACCTACAAATTCTCGGCTGGCGCGCAGTACACGATCGGGTTCGGCAACGGCATGTCGATCGTGCCGCGCGTGGACCTCAACTACACCGGCG
This genomic window contains:
- the ilvN gene encoding acetolactate synthase small subunit gives rise to the protein MHISQEKAERHTLAVIVDNEPGILARIAGLFTARGYNIESLTVSEITADKSVSRITIVTSASPATMEQIIAQLDRLVPVHKVTDLTAQGAHVERELALVKVRGTGDHRIEALRLADVYRARVVDATTSSFVFEVTGGIDKIDKFVELMGEVGLIEVARTGIVAIARGKEPA
- the ilvC gene encoding ketol-acid reductoisomerase gives rise to the protein MRVYYDRDADLNLITDKKIAIVGYGSQGHAHAQNLRDSGVKDVAIALREGSATAKKAIEAGFAVKSNKEAAAWADIVMILAPDEHQAAIYASDLHDNLKQGATIAFAHGLNVHFGLIEPRADLDVIMIAPKGPGHTVRSEYVRGGGVPCLIAIDQDKSGNAHDIALAYASGVGGGRSGIIETNFREECETDLFGEQAVLCGGITHLIQAGFETLVEAGYAPEMAYFECLHETKLIVDLLYEGGIANMRYSISNTAEYGDITTGPRIITSETKAEMKRVLADIQSGRFVKNFILDNRAGQPELKAARKQALAHPIEKIGSELRGMMPWIGKNALVDKAKN
- a CDS encoding YceI family protein, translated to MRLVLATILALTAAPVLAQTAGVPGAPVKARVAAGTYAVDPNHTQVTWAVNHMGFSMLEGQLGASGGSITIDPAKPNATKVEVNFAIDQLSVTAAPFAGHLKSKDFFDAATYPTAKFVSTKVVATGGKATITGDLTLKGVTKPVVLQATFIGAGANPMNKKLNFGFRATTSIKRSDFNIGAYAPVVSDKVDLTINAAFSAQ
- the leuA gene encoding 2-isopropylmalate synthase — its product is MLRDPTTKYRPFPQVDLPDRQWPSKTIVKPPRWLSTDLRDGNQALIDPMDAEKKTRFFDLLCKVGLKEIEVGFPSAGATEFDFISGLVKTGRIPDDVSIQVLTQSRRDLIETSFASLVGAKTAIVHLYNAVSPAWRKIVFGMDRAQVKQIAIDGAKVLRDEAAKQPNVRWQFEYSPETFSTAELDFSLEVCEAVMDVLMPTPDNPIIFNLPATVECATPNIYADQIEWFGRHIRNRDAVAISLHTHNDRGTGVAAAELGMMAGADRVEGCLLGNGERTGNCDLVTVALNMYTQGVDPKLDLSDIDGVVNTVNYCTNIPVHPRTPYAGDLVFTAFSGSHQDAIKKGFAAQEAKNDTLWEVPYLPIDPADLGRSYEAVIRVNSQSGKGGVAWVIEQDKGLKLPKRLQADFSRHVQAYADETSRELNAADIWSLFERTYMPQADDRVELRDYEESGASGQRVFIGRVAIDGEERSISGRGNGLISGVIAALTDSTGPTLDVVDYNEHAIGHGADAQAAAYVECRTAEGRTVFGVGMDTDIATASVRAVLSAANRA
- a CDS encoding type 1 glutamine amidotransferase domain-containing protein codes for the protein MKILVVLTSHADLGDTGRKTGFWLEELAAPYYVFKDAGVDITIASPAGGQPPLDPSSAKPDAQTDATRRFEADADATAALADTRKLSDMRIADYDAVFYPGGHGPLWDLANDPASIALIETAIGAGKPVALVCHAPGVLRDVKAADGAPLVKGKTVTGFTNSEEAAVGLSDVVPFLVEDMLQQKGGNYSKTADWGVYVVEDGLLITGQNPASSAKAAQALLAKLA
- a CDS encoding dihydroneopterin aldolase; this translates as MAEFTTILDGLEVMMRLGIHPHEVAPQRVVVSVEMTVVYPGPLGDDAIGEVLDYDFVRTSILAMVAERPFALQETLCEAIATLCLADERVRRVEIETMKTDVYPDAAIGCRIVRERSI
- a CDS encoding SDR family NAD(P)-dependent oxidoreductase, whose translation is MRTVLVTGGAKRLGAAIVRRLAADGHAVVVHQGHSPDEAAALVAEIVDGGGRAAAVAGDLSDLGTIGDLFAAARSAIGGPIDGLVNCASKFEFDRPPTVDPVLFAELGAINCGAPVLLASALASQDDVADGAVVNVLDQKVANLNPDFFSYSCGKIALEGATMMLAQALVPRISVNAVSPGLTLPSGDQTEEEFAAVASDNLLERPVGADAVADAVAWLLTAKGVTGQNVFVDCGQRFLTRDGDVMFEGRNG
- the folE gene encoding GTP cyclohydrolase I FolE, with the protein product MRDELNGSEGRPAGGDVLGPDGKVIVPEDVASAIRTLIRWAGDDPTREGLLDTPRRVARAWKEYCAGYGDDPAKHLERVFEEVGGYDEIVLLKDIPFQSHCEHHMAPIIGKAHIAYLPRDHVVGISKLARVLHGFARRLQVQERLTAEVADCIWDNLKPQGVAVVIEASHACMTARGVRTPGVTMVTSRMMGVFRDDERSRKEVLALMGRGV
- a CDS encoding TonB-dependent receptor, producing MAKFELLAASAMILLSIAPAMAQTATTSAGNAGPTNGPGQEAPSTPSTSTQTTPAYTAASAYASQDIVVTAQRQSQRLQDVPIAVSAFTADTISKQQIVNPSALQQTLPNVTFTKTNFTTSSFTIRGIGDLCVGATCDQATAIHVNDMPLVTTRLFESEFFDLERIEVLRGPQGTLFGRNATSGVVNFITAKPDLSGIHAAAEAEYGNYDSKRARAMINLPFTDTLGIRVAGTYLNRDGYTKNTYDNSKIDGRDLYSIRGTLSWEPTSDTRVDLIGYYFREKDNRSRIQKQLCHRDPTGILGCLPDRLANETPNGNSTLAATLASTQYFGIAGTQLGHPEIAAIGLQNLYATDTYAGVVNPGDVRTVRIDSNPTYFAEEEQYTAKIFHDFGPVSFNFTGGFSRNTVDSTTDFNLAVENPLAANVGLNTLNAIGRPGVVIPLPGGALVNTGYLNGVRSVLIPNGPAGGACQSGADPNNVGVFGGNGIGCYAQSLDVDRSRQVNRQYSAEAHIDSSFDGMFNFLLGGIYVDSRSQNTDYFVNAFGLDYASGVLGAASSAAIPGVNGNAFLATPFYRNDGDDFRLKSYGIFGETYFEFNDKLKLTLGLRYNHDEKDVKARNITLNVLTPIGASNMTQGLNYTTTDFDSTRAGVQEYALDKVSFSRLTGRAVIDYKISPDNLIYASYSRGYKSGGINPPLPATFSVPTTFTPEKIDSFEIGSKNTFGNGALRLNVTGFYYKYKQLQLSRIVARTAVNDNVDANVYGVEAEAILSPIPAFVVNMNASYLHSEVSADKFLVNPRDPSGGRSDAVIIKDLQSAANCAVVPTTAGNIVGVNTYVGAVNSGLGLRAPVAIPTTNTTGAYSLCSVLASTAANPPAALRALFGVPTGALPYSVIDGVGVNIRGGKLPQAPTYKFSAGAQYTIGFGNGMSIVPRVDLNYTGGFTASIFNQLVDRVQGYEVINAQVQLNGAEDRWFLRGFVQNLTNNDSITGQAVGDQSSGLFTNIFTIDPRRYGIAAGFKF